In a genomic window of Asticcacaulis sp.:
- a CDS encoding sodium:solute symporter, with translation MPDWPLWQVCALLALLAGGFLIAGGLRAVLMVEGIQGVVMVIVASGIAFFTFRAVGGGDVIAGWSHTLKAIDPAHLKLIMPADDKDMPWTGLLTGVPLIGFYFWCTNQIMVQRVLAAKSLDHGRWGSLMGGALKLTNLFLVILPGAAALLLFPALPQPDRVFSHMVFEIMPHGLIGLIVAACLISILANLSGIYNSTSTLLTMDFIRKLKPDMTDVQLVRTGQAITVILMVISVLWTPQIIHFQDTLWKYLQAVLCYFVPPIAAVFIAGLFIKRVNRAGAAAGLVAGTITSLILFIDAFAFHLLPLHFLVAAIVIFAVAFVALLAGSLLAPAPDPATVNHLMFAKDVWRAETTHLKTVKWYQNYRVLSVALLLLTGAVVIWFA, from the coding sequence GTGCCGGATTGGCCCCTGTGGCAGGTATGCGCGCTGCTGGCCCTCCTCGCCGGCGGCTTCCTGATCGCCGGCGGCCTGCGCGCCGTCCTGATGGTCGAAGGCATACAGGGCGTGGTCATGGTCATTGTCGCCTCCGGCATCGCCTTCTTCACCTTCCGGGCGGTGGGCGGCGGCGATGTGATCGCGGGCTGGAGCCATACCCTGAAAGCCATCGACCCCGCGCATCTCAAACTGATCATGCCGGCGGATGACAAGGACATGCCGTGGACCGGCCTGCTCACCGGCGTGCCGCTGATCGGCTTTTATTTCTGGTGTACCAACCAGATCATGGTCCAGCGCGTTCTGGCGGCGAAATCACTTGATCACGGGCGCTGGGGCTCGCTGATGGGCGGGGCGCTCAAGCTGACCAACCTGTTTCTGGTCATCCTGCCGGGCGCCGCAGCCCTGCTGCTCTTTCCTGCCCTGCCGCAGCCTGATCGCGTTTTCTCGCATATGGTCTTCGAGATCATGCCCCACGGCCTGATCGGGTTAATCGTGGCGGCCTGCCTGATCTCCATCCTGGCCAACCTCTCCGGCATCTATAATTCGACCTCGACCCTGCTGACCATGGACTTTATCCGCAAGCTCAAACCGGACATGACCGATGTGCAACTGGTGCGCACCGGTCAGGCCATTACGGTGATCCTGATGGTCATTTCCGTCCTGTGGACGCCCCAGATCATCCATTTCCAGGACACCCTGTGGAAGTATCTCCAGGCGGTGCTGTGCTATTTCGTGCCGCCGATCGCCGCCGTCTTTATCGCCGGCCTGTTCATCAAACGGGTCAACCGTGCCGGCGCCGCGGCCGGGCTGGTGGCCGGCACGATCACCAGCCTGATCCTGTTTATCGACGCCTTCGCGTTTCACCTCCTGCCGCTGCATTTCCTCGTGGCGGCTATCGTCATTTTCGCGGTCGCCTTCGTCGCCCTGCTGGCCGGCAGCCTTTTGGCGCCCGCGCCCGATCCCGCCACGGTCAACCACCTGATGTTCGCAAAGGACGTTTGGCGCGCGGAGACGACGCACCTGAAGACGGTAAAATGGTATCAGAACTATCGTGTGCTTTCGGTAGCCCTGCTGCTGCTGACCGGAGCCGTGGTCATCTGGTTTGCATAA